The Pseudomonas moraviensis genome contains the following window.
CCAGCTCTACGGGCACAAGAATTCCGGCGCGGCCGCCATCGAGGCAGCACTGGAGTTGTGCCAGATCGCCTATCGATTCATTGATACCGAAGCCAGCGCCGAAGCCGCCGAAGCGCTGGGCAAACTCAATCCGCTGAAGCAGATCCCGACCCTGCAACTGCCGGACGGCAGCGCCATGACTGAAAGTGCGGCGATCCTGATCCACCTGGGCCTGACGTTTCCCAAGTCCGGCCTGCTGCCGAGCGAGGCGGCTGATCGCGATCAGGCGATTCGCGGCCTGGCCTATATCGTCGGCAATTGCTACGCGGCGGTCGGCATCATCGATTACCCCGAGCGCTGGTTGATCACGCCCGACGAGAGCGCACGGCAGAACCTGATCGCTGGCACGCGCCAGCGCCTGCACTTCAGTTGGGAGATATTTGCCGATCAGTTTTCCGGCGAGCTGTATCTGGATGACGAAACCCCCGGGGCACTGGATGTGCTGGCGGCAGTGGTGAGCCGCTGGGCCGGCAGCCGCGAACATCTGCGCCAGACCCGCCCGGGGTTTTATGCGTGGTTGCAAAGGATTGACCGACACCCGGTGCTGGCACCGGTGTTCGAACGGCATTGGCCCTCTCAAGGCTGACAAATAGCCCCTTGTGGGAGCGAGCCTGCTCGCGAAAGCGGTGTGTCAGCCAAAGATGTTTCGACTGACCCAGCGCATTCGCGAGCAGGCTCGCTCCCACAACGGCACGGCGGTGGGCTCATTCGCCGCGAATGTATTGCTCGAGCTGTTTGATCAATTCAGCCTGTTCGGCAATCGCTTCCTTCACCAGGTCGCCGATCGACAGCAGACCAATCAACTGGCCGTCCTCGACCACCGGCAGGTGGCGCAGGCGTTTGTCCGACATGATGCCCAGGCAGGTATCGACGGTTTGCCGGGTGTCCACGGTGATCACGTCCTTGACCATGATGTCGCGCACCGGCGTGCCCACCGAGGAGCGGCCGTGCAGCACCAGTTTGCGTGCATAGTCGCGCTCGCTGATGATGCCGACCACTTTGTCGTCTTCGACCACCAGCAAGGCGCCGACGTTTTTCTCGGCCATCTTCATCAGCGCTTCGAGCACCATGTGATCGGGTTTGATCTGGTGCACTTCCTGATTTTTCTGATCTTTGAGCTTGAGCAGTTGGGCGACGGTCTTCATGGCGGTTACTCAGGTGTTGTCGTTGTTCATCAAGCATCGTAGACGCAGCCGCGCAGAGCAAGGTGGCAAAGCGGCAGTTAGCGTGCAAAAAACGCCATTCGCCGGGTTTTTCCGCAGATCCGCGGTATTTTTTGCCAGGGCCAGGCGTGGCAATGCCGCGTAGAATGCCGGTCAGTCTGATTTTTCGAGGTCGCAGTGGTGGATTTACAGCAGGGCTTCGTCCTGACCCGGCATTGGCGCGATACGCCGGCCGGCACCGAAGTCGAGTTCTGGCTGGCGACCGACGCCGGGCCACGCCGTGTGCGCCTGGCGCATCAGCCGTCGGTAGCATTCATTCCCGCCGCCCAGCGTGAAGCGGCCGAGCGTCTGCTGCACGATGAAAACAATGTCGAACTGCGCCCGCTCGCCCTGCAGGATTTTCAGCATCGTCCGGTACTCGGTCTGTATTGCCAGCAACACGGCCAGTTGATGCGCCTGGAAACCGCGCTGAACCGCGCCGGCGTCGATGTTTTTGAAGCCGACGTGCGCCCGCCGGAACGCTATCTGATGGAGCGCTTTATCACCGCGCCAGTGCGGTTCGGCGGCACCCCGGATGCAGAGGGTGTGCTGCTCAACGCCCAGATGAAAGCCGACCCCGATTACCGGCCGAAACTGCGCCTGGTCTCGCTCGACATCGAAACCACGGAAAACGGCGAGCTGTATTCGATTGCCCTGGAAGGCTGCGGCGAGCGCCAGGTGTACATGCTCGGCGCGCCGAACGGCGACGCCAGCATTGTCGATTTCGATCTGGAGTACTGCGACTCGCGCGCGGTGATCCTGAAAAAACTCAACGACTGGTTCGCCCGCCACGACCCCGACGCAATCATAGGCTGGAACGTTGTGCAGTTCGATCTGCGCATCCTTCACGAACACGCCCGGCGTCTCGGCGTGCCGCTGAAAATCGGCCGTGGCGGCGAAGAAATGCAGTGGCGCGAGCACGGCAGCCGCAATCACTACTTCGCCTCGGCAGCGGGGCGGCTGATCATTGATGGCATCGAGTCGTTGCGGTCGGCGACCTGGAGCTTTCCGTCGTTCAGCCTGGAAAATGTTGCGCAAACCCTGCTCGGCGAAGGCAAGGCAATCAACAATCCGTACCAGCGCATGGACGAGATCAACCGCATGTTCGCCGAAGACAAACCGGCGCTGGCCAAATACAACCTCAAGGACTGCGAACTGGTCACGCGGATCTTCGCCAAGACCGAACTGCTGACGTTTTTGCTCGAACGGGCCAGCGTCACCGGTTTGCCGGCCGACCGCAGCGGCGGTTCGGTCGCCGCGTTCACCCATTTGTACATGCCGTTGATGCATCGCCAGGGCTTTGTTGCGCCGAACCTCGGCACCAACCCGCCGCAGGCCAGCCCCGGCGGGTTTGTCATGGATTCGCGGCCGGGGTTGTACGAGTCGGTGCTGGTGCTCGATTACAAAAGCCTGTACCCGTCGATCATTCGCACGTTTCTGATCGACCCGGTGGGCTTGATCGAGGGACTGCAACATCCCGACGACGCTGACTCGGTGCCGGGTTTCCGTGGCGCCCGTTTCTCACGTACCCGGCATTGCCTGCCGGCCATCGTGGCGCGGGTGGCTGAAGGGCGTGAGACCGCCAAGCGCGAGCACAACGCGCCGCTGTCCCAGGCGTTGAAGATCATCATGAACGCCTTCTACGGCGTGCTTGGCTCCAGCGGCTGCCGTTTTTTCGATACCCGCCTGGCCTCGTCGATCACCTTGCGCGGCCACGAAATCATGCTGCGCACTCGCCAGTTGATC
Protein-coding sequences here:
- a CDS encoding glutathione S-transferase N-terminal domain-containing protein, producing the protein MYQLYGHKNSGAAAIEAALELCQIAYRFIDTEASAEAAEALGKLNPLKQIPTLQLPDGSAMTESAAILIHLGLTFPKSGLLPSEAADRDQAIRGLAYIVGNCYAAVGIIDYPERWLITPDESARQNLIAGTRQRLHFSWEIFADQFSGELYLDDETPGALDVLAAVVSRWAGSREHLRQTRPGFYAWLQRIDRHPVLAPVFERHWPSQG
- a CDS encoding CBS domain-containing protein, whose amino-acid sequence is MKTVAQLLKLKDQKNQEVHQIKPDHMVLEALMKMAEKNVGALLVVEDDKVVGIISERDYARKLVLHGRSSVGTPVRDIMVKDVITVDTRQTVDTCLGIMSDKRLRHLPVVEDGQLIGLLSIGDLVKEAIAEQAELIKQLEQYIRGE
- a CDS encoding DNA polymerase II gives rise to the protein MDLQQGFVLTRHWRDTPAGTEVEFWLATDAGPRRVRLAHQPSVAFIPAAQREAAERLLHDENNVELRPLALQDFQHRPVLGLYCQQHGQLMRLETALNRAGVDVFEADVRPPERYLMERFITAPVRFGGTPDAEGVLLNAQMKADPDYRPKLRLVSLDIETTENGELYSIALEGCGERQVYMLGAPNGDASIVDFDLEYCDSRAVILKKLNDWFARHDPDAIIGWNVVQFDLRILHEHARRLGVPLKIGRGGEEMQWREHGSRNHYFASAAGRLIIDGIESLRSATWSFPSFSLENVAQTLLGEGKAINNPYQRMDEINRMFAEDKPALAKYNLKDCELVTRIFAKTELLTFLLERASVTGLPADRSGGSVAAFTHLYMPLMHRQGFVAPNLGTNPPQASPGGFVMDSRPGLYESVLVLDYKSLYPSIIRTFLIDPVGLIEGLQHPDDADSVPGFRGARFSRTRHCLPAIVARVAEGRETAKREHNAPLSQALKIIMNAFYGVLGSSGCRFFDTRLASSITLRGHEIMLRTRQLIEEQGHAVIYGDTDSTFVWLRRLHGQEEAAQIGHALVRHVNDWWRAHVRDEYGLESALELQFEIHYKRFLMPTIRGAEEGSKKRYAGLVTRTDGSEEMVYKGLETVRTDWSLLARQFQQELYERIFQRKPYRDYVRDYVRKTLAGEFDDRLVYRKRLRRTLDDYERNVPPHVRAARLADDYNAEQGRPRQYQNGGWISYVITLAGPEPLEVRRAAIDYDHYITRQLQPVADAILPFVDDDFSTLIGGQLGLF